One Bythopirellula goksoeyrii genomic window, GAACTTGAAGCGCTGGTGGACGAAGTCGAGGCTTCTGTCGCCGACAAGCAGAAGACGGCCCACTTTTGGACACGGCATTTACAAGTTCCGATCATGCTGGCGTTTCTAATCGCATTCTTCAACCAGTTCTCTGGCATCAACATTATCCTGTACTTTGCGCCGCGCCTGTTGGGTCTGGCGGGTCTATCAGATCCACTGATGGCTTCCATTTTGTTGGGAATCACGATGCTGATTTTCACCTTTGCGGGGCTGGCCCTGATCGACAAGCTCGGCCGTCGAACCCTCCTTTACATTGGTTCAGTCGGCTACATCGCGTCGCTCGGCATCTGTGCATGGGCCTTCCTGAGTACGCCGGCTTTCAACGTCGTTTCCGCTGCTGGTGATTTAGAGTACGCGGCCGATACGGTCATCGCGATCGAAGCTGGTGAGCGATTCGTGGCGGAGAAGGATCGTCCAGGCGTTTACGCTGCTTACAACGACGCCAAGGCAGCGCTGAGTAAGGCCAGTTCGCTGGCTGCCTACGAGGGGCAGCCGGCAGTGATCCCTGAGGAAGCATCTTATGAAGAGACCAAAGCCCTCGCCGAGGAAGCGACAACCGAGGCCAAGCAGTTCCTGGGTTTCAAGAGCACGCTCGTGCTGTTCTGTCTTATCGGCTTTATGGCCGCTCACGCCATCGGCCAGGGCACGGTGATTTGGGTGTTTATCGGCGAGATCTTTCCAAACGATCATCGAGCCGCCGGTCAGGCACTCGGCAGCGCTACGCACTGGGTTTGTGCCGCGGGCCTGAGCTTCCTGTTCCCCATTGCCATGGAACACTTCGTGCCTGGACAGCTCTTTGGGTTCTTCACCTGCATGATGGTACTGCAACTCACCTGGGTGACGTTCATGGTTCCGGAAACCAAAGGCATTCCACTGGAAGAGATGCAGGCACAACTCGGCATCGCAGAGGAGAATCAACATTGAAACGTCACACGATCGTTGGAATCGGTGAAATCCTGTGGGATGTTTTTCCGGATTGTTCGCGGTTCGGTGGAGCGCCTGCGAATTTTGCTTGCAGCGCGGCTGGACTTGGACGCGAACGGGTTGGCGTTCATATGGTAAGTAGCGTCGGCACGGATGACTTAGGGACTCGCGCGGTGGCTGCACTTGGCCATCGTAGCGTTGGTACTTCATACGTCGAATCGCAGGACAAACCAACGGGACAAGTTCGAGTTGAGTTAGACGAAATGGGCCGCGCGAACTATGAATTCGCGTCTGATACGGCCTGGGACAATCTCATCTGGTCAGATGATTTGGCGGAGCTTGCACGGCGAACGGACGCTTGTTGCTTCGGCACACTTGGCCAGCGTAGCGAACGCTCGTGTGCAACGATCCAGAAGTTCGTTTCGTCCACGGCGTCATCCAAGCTACGTGTCTTCGACGTGAACCTACGACCGCCATTCGTTTCCGATGCCGTTCTGCTTGACTCGCTCAGGCTTGCAAACGTTTTGAAGTTGAACGACGAAGAGCTGCCGGTGGTTGCGGAGCTTTGTGGTTTGTCGGGAACGAACCAAGACGTGATGCGGCAGCTTGCAGAGCGTTTTGAACTTCGCGCGGTTGCTCTCACCCGTGGAGCAGAAGGCGCGGTTTTGTTGCGGGGTAGCCAAGTCAGCGAGCACGCTGGGGTGAAGACAAACGTCGTTGACACTGTGGGCGCAGGTGACGCGTTCACGGCTGCGTTGTCTCTTGGACTGCTTGACCGAAGCAACTTGCAAGAAATCAATGAAGCGGCGTGTTCGGCGGCAGCCTTCGTTTGTTCACAAAGCGGCGCCACGCCGCATATGTCGCCGCTGAACGATTACTCAAGGTGTATGAAAACATGAAATCTTCGTGCGTGATTCTTCTTGTCATTCTCAGGTTCGCAAGCGGTACCTCATGTTGGGGATGGCGCGCAATTTGGGATTGGTAATGCGCCACTTATTCGGAATCGGGACTCCAAGGAGCCTCCAAAAAGACGGCGACAGTCTCTTTGTTGCCTACATTCGACATGCTACGGCTAGTGGCAGTAAACCCTCCAGTGCCGGCCGGCGTGAAGACATATTGTTCTCTATTAACTTGTGGTTGATAGTGCTATCTTGCACGTCTACTCGATTCCGTCAAAGGCAAAAGCAGATTAGGAGTATGTCCAGATGAACGGGGTATTGAGAGTCACTTTAGCCGGGGTGCTTCAAGCCGCGATTGTAATCGTAGCAAATGCGGAGGATTGGCCGCAGTGGCAGGGGGCCATTCGCGATGGCAAATCGAACGAGATGGGACTGCTCACCTCGTGGGACGAGGGGGGACCTCCACGTCAATGGCTCTATCAAGACTGCGGGTACGGTTTCGGGGGCCCAGCAATTGTCGGCGATCGCCTCTATATCATGGGCACGCGTCATGGTGAAGAATTCTTGTTTTGCTTAGACACCGAAACTGGAAGTGAGCTATTCAAAACAAAGATCGGGGCATTGTACGAGAACGACTGGGGCGATGGTCCTAGAGGTACACCAACAGTCGTCGACGGCAAAATCTACGCGCTTGCCGCCAGGGGAAACCTGGCGTGCGTAAACGCCAGCACCGGCGAGGAAATATGGTCGACCTCGCTACTAGATATTGGCGGCAAGATCCCTGAGTGGGGATATGCCGAATCACCCTTGGTGCTAGAGGACCGAGTACTCTGTACTCCGGGCGGATCTGATGGAGCGATCGTCGCGCTCGACCGTGCAAATGGGCAGGTCATTTGGAGGTGCGAAGACCTCTCTGAAGAAGCACACTACTCTTCGCTAGTCCTGGCGGAGGATGGCGGGCGTCGTATCGCGGTTCAGCTCTTGGCTTCGCAGTTAGTGGGTGTTGACCCTGAGCATGGCGAGCTGCTTTGGAGCCTGCCTTGGGGCGGTACGGTGGCTGTCGTCCCTACGCCAACTGTCAGAGGCAAGGAAGTCTATGCGTCTTCTGGATATGGAGCGGGCTGTATGCTAATCCGCCTCAATGGCTCCGCCGAGCCGGAGGTAATTTTCTCCAACAAACTGATGAGCAATCACCACGGTGGAATTATTCGGTTGGACGATTACGTCTACGGGTACGCCGATGGCAAGGGATGGCTATGTCAGTCCTGCGCCAATGGCAAGCGGGTATGGCGTGAGCGAGAAGCCTTCGGTAAGGGGGCCATCAGTTATGCCGACGGACATTTCTATTGTCTCAGCGAAGATGACGGTGAGGTCGCCTTGGTTGAACCATCGCCCGACGGGTGGGAAGAACGCGGGCGTTTTCGCCTTTCGCCACAGACCGAGCTGCGTAAGCCAGAAGGCAAGATCTGGACCCACCCTGTAATTGCCAACGGTCGACTTTATCTCCGAGACCTGGAGTACGTCTTTTGCTACGACATACAAGACAAGACGCGTAGTTCGATTAAGGCAGATGGACCTTAGTCCCTTAAAATGAGACCAGGGCCGGAACGAGAACTCAGCCGCTTTGAAGCCTCTTGATGTGGAGAGAAAATACCAAGGAGGTTGGACCACCCGTACACGTTTCCGGTGGATCGCTAAGTACAGAGGTCTAAACGGCCTCTGCAGATAGCTGCCGTCCTAACTCGCAGCCGCGGGACACAAGCTGAGGGTTTGAAGGCGGTTGGTGCAACTTCAGCGGCTAAGGCGTTCGCCGAACTGAACGAGGTGTCATTTCGCCAAGGACACCTCTGCGCGCCTGCGGCCCGCCAAATCCGCCGAAGATGGTCCAACTGTCAGTTGTGCGATCCCATTTTTCGCTGTTTTCTTCGAGACGGAGGTGTCCACGACCGCCATCTCGAACCGCTCCCAAAATCAGATTGGTTTGAGCTTCCCAGATTTGGGAGTATGATTTCCGCCGTAAGTCCTTTTTGCTGTTCTAGTTGACGTGGTTGGCTATGACGGATTCTGTACGTTTGTTTAATTGCACCCGATTCTCAGCGCGGTCGCCCACAACAACTGGTGCAGCGATCAACTCATCAACCGGGCGGTGCGATTTGCCCGCCGCGCATGCCAAGGGAAAAGTAAGCTGACAATTATTTCGCCTTCCTGTATCTCTCATTCGCGTGGTTCACGCTCAGTTTTGCGCACGTTCTGGGATAGGCTCCTATTTCCAAATGGAATTAAGTTCCCGTAACTCTATTGATGTGGCCGTAGCAGCACCACCGCGTGCGAAGGCCGCAATACTCCTGTTGGCATCATCAGCGCGTAATTTACATGGCATGTAGATCTGTCCGCCGTTCGCAAAAATCTCTATCGATGTGCGATCCACGATACACCGCAGGCGAATGCTCCCATCTTTTGCCTTGAGGGGGGCTCTTGATTCACCAAAAACCAGTTCCTCATCTTCGACGTTGTAGATAATTTCTTCACCTCGAATACTCAATCCAATTTCTTCCGCATCACCGATGTCGAGAACCGCTTCGATGTCGAAGAGTTCACCTTCAATGCCGGGTGCCGGGACACTTTGGTCTGCAGGGATAGGGACATCTGTCCACTCATGCTCATTTGCATACAGCTTCTCGATTTCCTTCACAGGATTCGCAAACATGCGAAGACCTTCATCCGTAGTATGCAGCGTCAATACTACGGGAAAACCGATCATCTGGTTGAATGGCATGCCTGGTGAGTCGTTCGTTCCCCATGTCATTTGAATGCGTCGGCCATCTTCCTTGGGAATATCACTGAATGTCTGAGAAGCGTAGAAGCAGTCGCCATAATTGAACTTAATCTCTCCGCCTTCTGGTTTGTAATGACTTCCATCGAAATCACCGATGAAGTAATCTCCTGCACCCCCATAAAGGATCCATTTCTTGTTGTCTTCATCGCCATCCACTGCCAATTGGAACAATTCCGGGCACTCATGAAAGGACTTGAGTACACTCTGAAGCTCCCATCGCTTCAAGTCTGGAGAACGGAAGAACGCCATGCGATTGTCGCTCAAGAAAAGGACAATTACCCATTCTTTTGTTTCTTCCCACCAGATGACCTTCGGATCGCGATTGCCTTCATTGATGTGGCCCTGTACCGGTTGATCGTGCTTTGTCCACGTGCGACCACGGTCGTTACTATAAGCGACGCCCTGCGTAAAAGGCTTCCCTTCGGACCACGGACTTGCGTCACCGGCATTGGTGTAAATGGTAATCAATGGCGGTTCATCACCTGTTTGGAAACCGGTCGTGTTGTTCCAATCGACAACGCCTGAGCCTGAGAACATGGTTCCATACTCATCAAGTTGGAGGGCATCACCAATTTCCTCCCAATGGACCAAGTCGGTGCTGACAGCATGGCCCCACGTCATATTGCCCCAATCCCAACCGTATGGATTGTGCTGGTAAAACAAATGATATTCTCCACCGTAGTACATCATGCCGTTAGGATCATTGTTCCAGCCTCGTTTGGAACTGAAGTGAAGCTGCGGGCGCAATTTCTCTTGGTAGACTTCATCCTCCCCGGGATAAGTACTGTCCACACGAATGGCAAAAAAGCTGTCCAACTGCTCGGCAGTGAGTCGTTCCGCTCTTAGTGTAGCCCTTTTACCTGCGAATTCTTTTGTCTCGATAAATGCCCACCAATCTGTCTTGTCTCTGGCAAGGTTAATCACCAGTTCGCGTACCTTCTTACCGTCAACCACCAGTGAAAGGATTTTATCCGGAGCTTCATTCTCAACGGGCAGTAGGATGTACTTTTCATCTAGCACTACTTCCCGTTCGATTCCCTCATGGACATCTTCCTGAGCGAAGACCGGCGCTGTTAGAGAGAGCATTGCAGCCAGACCTGCGGCCACGAATCCTGCCCGCATTACTTCGTGTTTTTTCTTCATTCTCTTCTTCTCCTTCATCTTGCTCTGACCAGCCACTGTACTCTTCTTATGGCTCAATATTTCCATCCGGCTTCGGAAGGCTGTCCCAGTTCTACGCTGTGTGCCCCCTGCCTAGGGTTCGAGATAGACGCGAGTGTAGGGGCTGGAAAGATAAGTGTTGAAACTCCGTGATTTGTATTTGACTACCCTTCCGTGATTGCTGAAGAAATCTATGTGAGATGCAGCGTGCTTGTCGATCTTGATTTCTGCTGTCCATGCTTCTTGCTCTGCATCGAACTTCATGTCACTCCAGTGGTCTTCTCCGATTCGTTGCCATAGAAAAGCTGCACTGGCTTCGGAGCCCCGGTCGTAGATCCACCATATCCTGCCGCTCTCCGCTTTTGGACCGTCCTCGAAACGCACGGTTACTAGAAGTTTGTCGTCGGAAATCTCATGGCTTATTGAAGGTGGTTCCAACATGGGTTCTAAGTCATCGAAGAAATGCCCGAGTATGAATGCCGGTAAATTATCATTCTCTTGAGCTGCATGATGTAGTTCCTGCCCGTGTCCGCCGTTTGGCTGATAATACGTGGGGATTCTTGGGAAGTTTTGCGCCGCCTGCAGAATGCTATATGAATTGAAATCGTGGGTTGTAGGATCAAAAAGCATCTCCACGCCTCTTTCCCTTAGCTGATCCATGTTTCTTGTTACGAAGATATAGTCTGCCATTTCCAGTGCGAGTTTACGGATGTCATCCCAACTGTGCCCGGCTTCCAGGGCCTCGTAGTTGTAATTGGACCCAAAGGTTCCACCAATGAATCCCGTGTAGAATTCTTTTTCGCGCTCGAGACGAATCTCGCCCTTTTCCACCTTTTCAAAGAAGCGTTTATTGTCCGCTTCCAATGCGTCCCATGCCTTTCTATCGCATAGGCGTATTGGTGAATCAGAGATTGTTCCGACCTCTGAGTAAAGTGCTGTGATTCGTTCATCACTGATGAGTGAGACCGTTGGCGAGGAGCCATGCTTAGATCCGCCCGATGCAGCAACCTTGCCCTTTTCGAAATGGTCTTTCTCAGCATAGGCCGCAGTAACTGCACGCATGATCGTTGCGGGCCATCCCCAGTATTGGACGGCATAATGAGGATTGAGTGTCTCAATAAAGCGCCTGGATAATCCTTCACGAAAGTCCCGCGGTTCACCGCCGATGGTTGTCTGGACCAAGCCAACGCCGCCGGCAATAAGAGCAGCGTCTAAACTGCTGATGCGAGCATCGTTTTTCAATACCTCAGGTTCTTCATAGTCGGTAGTCAGATGGAATCCCTTCGCTTTGCAATCTACTGGCACAACCATACGAAGAGGCACACGGTATTCCTGCCCCTCCCAGGCTTCACCGACACGAATAGTGACACATTTCTGGCGTGTCGGCGGATTGCCTTCAACGACATGCCAGTCTTTGATGACCTCGACTGCGAGTGTGCTCGCGTCGCGGATTTCATCCATGTCGAAAAGTGTGGTCTCCGCAAAACATGGCATGCACGATGCGCCCACAAAAAACACAACTATTGACCTCAGCGCAGCCAATGGGCCTAGGGCGCCCAGCGGAAGCCCGGTATTTAGCGAGTAAAACGCTAGCAACGGGTTCTTTCGCTGCGCAGTCATCAATAAAAAATACATAAAGCTGAATTTCATGAAACTCCTCCTATTTCGGAACCGCCTGGCCCTGCAGCCCGCCTACGACGGCCTGCGTTTCCGAAACCGCGGGATAGTCGCAGGGAATCGAAGGCTAGTGCTTTGTCATTGGCTAGTTTTAGGGTTGGTGTCTACGCATCTAAAATTGCAGAAATAGGTTGCGTCGACGCCAACCCTAAACATGAAAGTTGTCAAAGCACTCGGTTTGAGTTTCTTTATTTCC contains:
- a CDS encoding PQQ-binding-like beta-propeller repeat protein — its product is MNGVLRVTLAGVLQAAIVIVANAEDWPQWQGAIRDGKSNEMGLLTSWDEGGPPRQWLYQDCGYGFGGPAIVGDRLYIMGTRHGEEFLFCLDTETGSELFKTKIGALYENDWGDGPRGTPTVVDGKIYALAARGNLACVNASTGEEIWSTSLLDIGGKIPEWGYAESPLVLEDRVLCTPGGSDGAIVALDRANGQVIWRCEDLSEEAHYSSLVLAEDGGRRIAVQLLASQLVGVDPEHGELLWSLPWGGTVAVVPTPTVRGKEVYASSGYGAGCMLIRLNGSAEPEVIFSNKLMSNHHGGIIRLDDYVYGYADGKGWLCQSCANGKRVWREREAFGKGAISYADGHFYCLSEDDGEVALVEPSPDGWEERGRFRLSPQTELRKPEGKIWTHPVIANGRLYLRDLEYVFCYDIQDKTRSSIKADGP
- a CDS encoding carbohydrate kinase family protein, which gives rise to MKRHTIVGIGEILWDVFPDCSRFGGAPANFACSAAGLGRERVGVHMVSSVGTDDLGTRAVAALGHRSVGTSYVESQDKPTGQVRVELDEMGRANYEFASDTAWDNLIWSDDLAELARRTDACCFGTLGQRSERSCATIQKFVSSTASSKLRVFDVNLRPPFVSDAVLLDSLRLANVLKLNDEELPVVAELCGLSGTNQDVMRQLAERFELRAVALTRGAEGAVLLRGSQVSEHAGVKTNVVDTVGAGDAFTAALSLGLLDRSNLQEINEAACSAAAFVCSQSGATPHMSPLNDYSRCMKT
- a CDS encoding GH32 C-terminal domain-containing protein; translation: MKKKHEVMRAGFVAAGLAAMLSLTAPVFAQEDVHEGIEREVVLDEKYILLPVENEAPDKILSLVVDGKKVRELVINLARDKTDWWAFIETKEFAGKRATLRAERLTAEQLDSFFAIRVDSTYPGEDEVYQEKLRPQLHFSSKRGWNNDPNGMMYYGGEYHLFYQHNPYGWDWGNMTWGHAVSTDLVHWEEIGDALQLDEYGTMFSGSGVVDWNNTTGFQTGDEPPLITIYTNAGDASPWSEGKPFTQGVAYSNDRGRTWTKHDQPVQGHINEGNRDPKVIWWEETKEWVIVLFLSDNRMAFFRSPDLKRWELQSVLKSFHECPELFQLAVDGDEDNKKWILYGGAGDYFIGDFDGSHYKPEGGEIKFNYGDCFYASQTFSDIPKEDGRRIQMTWGTNDSPGMPFNQMIGFPVVLTLHTTDEGLRMFANPVKEIEKLYANEHEWTDVPIPADQSVPAPGIEGELFDIEAVLDIGDAEEIGLSIRGEEIIYNVEDEELVFGESRAPLKAKDGSIRLRCIVDRTSIEIFANGGQIYMPCKLRADDANRSIAAFARGGAATATSIELRELNSIWK
- a CDS encoding sugar porter family MFS transporter, which gives rise to MKSRLLFWSITASLAGFLFGFDTIVISGAEEDIQRLWQLDGFWHGLCMSAALWGTVIGSIFGGMPAAKFGRRKCLIAVGFLYFISAVASAIAPEPWTFMIARFIGGLGVGAATISAPMFIAEISPANNRGKLAGMFQFNIVFGILVAFASNWLVGNTVGEAIAWRLMLGLEAVPALVYTILSFTLPESPRWLITHANRRDDGRKVFSQINPDMTDAELEALVDEVEASVADKQKTAHFWTRHLQVPIMLAFLIAFFNQFSGINIILYFAPRLLGLAGLSDPLMASILLGITMLIFTFAGLALIDKLGRRTLLYIGSVGYIASLGICAWAFLSTPAFNVVSAAGDLEYAADTVIAIEAGERFVAEKDRPGVYAAYNDAKAALSKASSLAAYEGQPAVIPEEASYEETKALAEEATTEAKQFLGFKSTLVLFCLIGFMAAHAIGQGTVIWVFIGEIFPNDHRAAGQALGSATHWVCAAGLSFLFPIAMEHFVPGQLFGFFTCMMVLQLTWVTFMVPETKGIPLEEMQAQLGIAEENQH